A section of the Equus caballus isolate H_3958 breed thoroughbred chromosome 21, TB-T2T, whole genome shotgun sequence genome encodes:
- the OR10H4K gene encoding olfactory receptor family 10 subfamily H member 4K (The RefSeq protein has 5 substitutions compared to this genomic sequence) produces MYLFTLLGNLLIMATIWSERSLHTPMYLFLCALSISEILFTVAVTPRMLVVMLSTHHSITFVACASQMFFSFTFGFTHSFLLMIMGYDRYVAICHPLRYNVLMSPRDCVRLVSWSWAGGSVMGMMVTLIVFHLTFCGSNMIHHFLCHVLSLLKLSCGKETSSVTLGVILVCATALMGCLFLIFLSYVFIVSAILRIPSAEGWHRTFSTCVSHLTVVVVQYGFASIIYLKPKGPHSMDSNTLMATTYTVFTPFLSPIIFSLRNKELKNAIKKSFLRTFCPLNS; encoded by the coding sequence ATGTACCTGTTCACGCTGCTGGGGAACCTGCTCATCATGGCCACCATCTGGAGTGAGCGCAGCCTCCACACGCCCATGTACCTCTTCCTGTGCGCCCTCTCCATCTCTGAGATTCTGTTCACTGTGGCTGTCACCCCTCGCATGCTGGTGGTCATGCTCTCCACCCATCACTCCATCACCTTTGTGGCCTGTGTCAGCCAGATGTTCTTCTCCTTCGTGTTTGGCTTCACACACTCCTTCCTGCTCATGATCATGGGCTATGACCTCTACGTGGCCATCTGTCACCCTCTGCGCTACAATGTGCTCATGAGCCCCCGTGACTGTGCCCGTCTCGTGTTCTGGTCCTGGGCTGGTGGCTCAGTCATGGGGATGATGGTGACATTGATAGTTTTTCACCTCACATTCTGTGGGTCTAACATGATCCACCATTTTCTCTGCCATGTACTTTCCCTCTTGAAGTTGTCCTGTGGGAAGGAGACATCTTCTGTCACCTTGGGTGTGATCCTGGTGTGTGCCACGGCTCTGATGGGCTGTTTGTTCCTCATATTCCTCTCTTATGTCTTCATCGTGTCTGCCATCTTGAGGATTCCCTCAGCTGAGGGCTGGCACAGAACCTTCTCCACATGTGTGTCCCACCTCACTGTGGTGGTCGTGCAGTATGGTTTTGCCTCCATCATCTACCTCAAGCCCAAGGGCCCTCATTCTATGGACAGTAACACCCTGATGGCCACCACCTATACAGTCTTCACGCCCTTTCTTAGCCCAATCATTTTCAGCCTCAGGAATAAGGAGTTGAAGAATGCCATAAAAAAAAGCTTCCTCAGAACATTCTGTCCTCTCAACTCATGA